One window of Paenibacillus albicereus genomic DNA carries:
- a CDS encoding GNAT family N-acetyltransferase, which produces MFHRRLEGGCELRVLAPGDAKALYRTLEKDRRELESWLPWVGQIRGSSDMKDYVRFECKRYKEGKAMSAVLLDGASAAGMISFQELDFRHRKASLGYWLGSAWQGRGLMMQAAAEMLAFAYGTLDLNRVEIRARTDNRRSRAVAVRLGFALEGVLRDEEHADGMFRDHAVYGLLARDWADGRASLEAPSGPPV; this is translated from the coding sequence ATGTTTCACCGCCGGCTGGAGGGCGGCTGCGAGCTGCGGGTGCTCGCGCCCGGCGACGCCAAGGCGCTGTACCGGACGCTGGAAAAAGACCGGCGCGAGCTGGAGTCGTGGCTGCCCTGGGTCGGGCAGATTCGCGGCTCCTCGGACATGAAGGATTACGTCCGCTTCGAATGCAAGCGCTACAAGGAAGGCAAGGCGATGTCCGCCGTGCTCCTGGACGGCGCTTCTGCGGCAGGCATGATCAGCTTTCAGGAGCTGGACTTCCGCCATCGCAAGGCGTCGCTCGGCTACTGGCTGGGCAGCGCCTGGCAAGGACGCGGCCTGATGATGCAGGCGGCAGCGGAAATGCTCGCCTTCGCATACGGGACGCTGGACCTCAACCGCGTCGAGATCCGCGCGCGCACGGACAACCGGCGCAGCCGAGCGGTCGCGGTGCGGCTCGGCTTCGCGCTCGAAGGCGTGCTGCGGGACGAAGAGCATGCGGACGGCATGTTCCGCGATCATGCCGTCTACGGCCTGCTGGCGCGAGACTGGGCGGACGGGAGAGCGAGCCTCGAGGCTCCAAGCGGCCCGCCTGTTTGA